In the genome of Aequorivita sp. H23M31, the window CCATACTTGTTTTCCAAATCGATAGCCTTTTGTGAGGCTGTTTGTTCCATAACTGACATAAGATTGTAAATTTTGTAGTAAATAAATAGAATTCCCTAACCCGATTAAAGTTCCTCAATAAAACATTGAAAAATTGGTGTAAATCGACTTCGGGGAGAGGAATACATTAAGGCACGCAAATTACTAAATTTCTCGCATATCTTTTGGCGCTTTAACAGGAATTAAACCTAACAATTATGCTATTTTTGCGCCTATGGCAAGGAAAAACAAGCAGATAGTTTTGGAAAACATCGAGGTTATCGATGCAGGCGCAAAGGGCAAGGCCGTAGCCAAAGCACCGGATGGTCGGGTTGTATTTATTGACAATGCGATACCAGGCGATGTGGTAACAGTGCAGACTTATAAGAAAAAGAAAGGTTTTTACGAGGGAAAGGCAATTTCATTCTCCAAATATTCCGAAAAGCGTGTGGAGCCTGTCTGCCCACATTTTGGGGTTTGTGGTGGTTGCAAATGGCAAAATTTGGCCTACGAACATCAGCTTTTTTATAAACAGAATGAAGTAGAGCAAAACCTTAAGCGCATAGGAAAAGTTGAATTGCCGCCTGTCCTTCCCATTTTAGGATCTGCCAAACAATATTTCTATCGCAATAAGATGGAATTTTCCTTTAGCGATAGCAAATGGCTCACTCTCGCACAAATAAGAAGTGGGGAAGTAATTGAGGATAGAAATGCCCTGGGTTTCCATATTCCCGGTATGTGGGATAAGATTTTGGATCTTGATGTTTGCTATCTACAGGAAGAACCCAGTAATGCCATTCGCGATTTTGTAAAGATGAAGGCGGAGGAGCTTGGACTTTCATTTTTTAATACCCGAAATCAAGATGGGTTTTTGCGAACCTTAATGCTGCGCACTTCCTCCACCGGCGAAGTGATGGTGTTGCTTCAGTTTTATTATGAAGACGAAACAAATAGGGATTTACTCCTGCAAGCGGTTGCCGAAAAATTTCCGAATATAACCTCACTACTCTATGTAATCAATTCTAAAGGAAACGATACGCTATATGATCAGGAGATTATGTTATATTATGGTCGAGACCACATTTTTGAGGAAATGGAAGGGCTTAAATTTAAGATTAATGCCAAATCATTTTACCAGACCAATAGCGAACAGGCTTATGAACTCTATAAAATAACACGAGATTTTGCGGGACTTACCGGCAATGAATTGGTTTACGACCTTTATACAGGTACGGGCACCATTGCACAGTTTGTCTCTGGAAAGGCGAGGAAGGTAATTGGTGTAGAGGTAGTTCCAGATGCCATTTACGCTGCGAAGGAAAATGCTGTATTGAACAATATAGACAACGTTGAGTTCTATGTAGGAGATATGAAAAAAGTATTCAATCAGGAATTTATCAAAACCCATGGAAAGCCGGATGTGGTTATTACCGACCCTCCCCGGGACGGGATGCACGCCGATGTTGTTT includes:
- the rlmD gene encoding 23S rRNA (uracil(1939)-C(5))-methyltransferase RlmD produces the protein MARKNKQIVLENIEVIDAGAKGKAVAKAPDGRVVFIDNAIPGDVVTVQTYKKKKGFYEGKAISFSKYSEKRVEPVCPHFGVCGGCKWQNLAYEHQLFYKQNEVEQNLKRIGKVELPPVLPILGSAKQYFYRNKMEFSFSDSKWLTLAQIRSGEVIEDRNALGFHIPGMWDKILDLDVCYLQEEPSNAIRDFVKMKAEELGLSFFNTRNQDGFLRTLMLRTSSTGEVMVLLQFYYEDETNRDLLLQAVAEKFPNITSLLYVINSKGNDTLYDQEIMLYYGRDHIFEEMEGLKFKINAKSFYQTNSEQAYELYKITRDFAGLTGNELVYDLYTGTGTIAQFVSGKARKVIGVEVVPDAIYAAKENAVLNNIDNVEFYVGDMKKVFNQEFIKTHGKPDVVITDPPRDGMHADVVLQLLNLDAQKIVYVSCNSATQARDLALLDSKYKVTRVQPVDMFPQTHHVENVVLLEKR